A genomic window from Exiguobacterium acetylicum DSM 20416 includes:
- a CDS encoding ArsR/SmtB family transcription factor, with protein MDIPRCETIAIDEQRASEIGRIVDTIPTLEIGKLFKILSDATRLRIVYALTIEEELCVCDVSASVDCSIATASHHLRSLLKQGLVKFRKEGKVVYYSLDDHHVSSLVHMVMEHVQEGKAMPE; from the coding sequence ATGGACATTCCCCGTTGTGAAACGATTGCGATTGACGAACAGCGTGCGTCTGAAATCGGACGAATCGTGGATACGATTCCGACGCTTGAAATCGGAAAGCTATTTAAGATTCTTTCGGATGCGACACGACTGCGAATCGTTTATGCGTTGACGATCGAAGAAGAACTATGCGTTTGTGATGTCTCAGCCTCTGTCGACTGTTCGATCGCGACAGCGTCGCATCATCTTCGGTCTTTGTTGAAACAAGGACTCGTCAAGTTCCGAAAAGAAGGAAAAGTCGTCTATTATTCCTTAGATGATCATCATGTATCATCGCTTGTGCATATGGTGATGGAACATGTACAAGAGGGAAAAGCAATGCCTGAATAA
- a CDS encoding murein hydrolase activator EnvC family protein, which translates to MLKKLISTIVLGALLITGTQPIAAATIKEKKAENAAEQRKLEKAIKKQEAKISKEQRQINQIDAAINEKIFQVSEKNKQIEQLNVRIDELKADIVRYEEMLQKQEELLGDRLRVFQENDGNSIKWEEVIFGSKDLGDLFSRVMAGKKIAEQDDKMISDYIATQRKLAEAKQALVEKKAEQMQEKKVLIEQKKALKLQMKERSATLKKLRKGKTKFTTELLDAKELQATLEAQERAIAAAKAAAKAAAEKAAAEKAAAEKAAKANAKAAKQTGKSSESTGSVAPPVVSSGGKFVRPSSGGVSQGFGPASGANGYTFHNGVDFSGSVGSPIVAAAAGTVITASGGGPYGNHVMISHFLDGQVYTTVYAHMSSLSVRAGQTVSQGQQVGTLGSTGNSTGPHLHFELHVGGYQYSASSPLNAVNPLAYL; encoded by the coding sequence ATGCTAAAAAAACTAATTTCTACCATTGTTTTAGGAGCATTACTTATAACAGGAACGCAACCGATTGCAGCAGCGACAATTAAAGAAAAAAAGGCTGAGAATGCCGCTGAACAACGTAAACTTGAAAAAGCAATCAAAAAACAAGAAGCTAAAATCTCAAAAGAGCAACGTCAAATCAATCAAATTGACGCAGCAATCAATGAAAAGATTTTCCAAGTCTCCGAAAAAAATAAACAAATTGAACAGTTGAACGTTCGAATCGATGAGTTAAAGGCAGACATCGTCCGTTACGAAGAAATGTTACAGAAACAGGAAGAACTACTCGGTGATCGTTTGCGTGTTTTCCAAGAAAACGATGGAAACTCGATTAAATGGGAAGAAGTCATTTTCGGATCGAAAGATTTAGGTGATTTATTTAGCCGTGTCATGGCGGGGAAAAAAATCGCTGAGCAAGACGATAAAATGATTTCGGATTACATCGCTACGCAACGAAAATTAGCAGAAGCAAAACAAGCGCTCGTTGAGAAAAAAGCGGAGCAAATGCAGGAAAAGAAAGTATTGATTGAACAAAAGAAAGCGTTAAAGCTTCAAATGAAAGAACGTAGTGCTACGCTGAAGAAATTACGAAAAGGGAAGACGAAGTTCACGACAGAACTGTTAGACGCAAAAGAACTTCAAGCGACTCTCGAAGCGCAAGAACGTGCAATTGCGGCAGCAAAGGCAGCCGCTAAAGCAGCGGCTGAAAAAGCAGCAGCGGAGAAAGCAGCAGCTGAAAAAGCCGCTAAAGCGAATGCTAAAGCAGCAAAACAAACAGGTAAGAGTTCGGAATCAACTGGTTCCGTTGCCCCGCCCGTTGTTTCGAGTGGAGGAAAATTCGTTCGACCGTCTTCTGGTGGAGTATCACAAGGATTCGGACCAGCAAGCGGTGCGAATGGTTACACGTTCCACAACGGTGTTGATTTCAGTGGTTCGGTCGGGTCTCCAATCGTCGCGGCAGCAGCTGGAACGGTCATCACAGCATCAGGTGGTGGACCTTACGGCAATCATGTCATGATCTCTCACTTCCTAGATGGACAAGTGTACACGACCGTCTACGCACATATGAGTTCATTATCGGTTCGTGCAGGGCAAACGGTCTCTCAAGGTCAGCAAGTCGGGACACTTGGTAGTACAGGAAATTCAACAGGACCACACTTACATTTCGAACTACATGTCGGAGGCTATCAATACAGTGCTTCTTCTCCTCTAAATGCAGTCAATCCATTGGCATATCTGTAA
- the thiD gene encoding bifunctional hydroxymethylpyrimidine kinase/phosphomethylpyrimidine kinase, which translates to MKHVLTIAGSDSGGGAGIQADLKTFSALGVYGMSVLTAVTAQNTLGVQAVEELSPEIVDAQLTSIFSDIRVDAIKIGMVSNAQTIRVIATHLRKQTVPIILDPVMVAKGGHALLRTEAEQALISELLPLATLVTPNLPEAERLTGRSVTNLEEMRLAMHQLATQTGAVLLKGGHLSGAATDLLFDGEVEHHFTSERLDNQHTHGTGCTLSAAIAARMALGEDLQDSVRQAKNYVTEAIRHGFALGQGIGPTHHFHSLWRDTHVYDHS; encoded by the coding sequence ATGAAACATGTACTGACGATTGCGGGATCCGACTCCGGTGGTGGAGCTGGGATTCAAGCAGATTTAAAAACATTTTCGGCTTTAGGCGTTTATGGAATGAGCGTACTGACAGCCGTCACAGCGCAAAATACGTTGGGAGTTCAAGCGGTGGAAGAGTTATCCCCAGAAATCGTAGATGCCCAGTTAACGTCGATTTTTTCAGACATTCGTGTCGATGCGATCAAAATCGGAATGGTCTCGAATGCGCAGACGATTCGTGTCATTGCTACACATCTCCGTAAACAAACAGTCCCTATTATATTAGATCCCGTCATGGTCGCTAAAGGCGGTCATGCCCTATTGCGGACGGAAGCTGAACAAGCATTGATTTCAGAACTTTTACCACTTGCGACTCTCGTCACACCGAATTTACCGGAAGCAGAACGTTTAACAGGACGATCGGTCACCAATCTAGAGGAAATGCGACTGGCGATGCATCAATTGGCTACACAGACAGGTGCAGTATTGCTAAAAGGTGGACATCTCTCAGGAGCTGCGACGGATTTGTTGTTTGATGGGGAAGTGGAACACCACTTCACATCGGAACGATTAGACAATCAACATACTCATGGTACTGGTTGTACCTTATCCGCAGCGATTGCAGCGCGGATGGCGCTTGGAGAAGATTTACAAGATAGTGTACGACAGGCGAAAAACTATGTCACGGAGGCAATTCGTCATGGATTTGCTCTCGGACAAGGTATTGGACCGACACATCATTTTCATTCACTTTGGAGGGATACACATGTTTACGACCATTCTTGA
- the thiE gene encoding thiamine phosphate synthase: MSIDYSIYAVTDRRYHPGVAIDTVVEEAILGGATIVQLREKTAQGKEFFDQAVRLKTLTDRYDVPLIINDRIDIALLTGAGLHIGQEDIPLTAARRLLPDAVIGVSVATVAQAIEAERDGASYLGVGSLFATLSKADADSMSHTMLQAIREAVRLPLIGIGGITATNVSSLPIPLEGYAVISEIFAKEDRQLAAQQMTDAVREWYQSLQNRV, translated from the coding sequence GTGTCAATTGATTACTCCATCTATGCAGTGACGGATCGTCGGTACCATCCTGGAGTCGCGATCGATACGGTCGTTGAGGAAGCCATTTTAGGTGGTGCAACAATCGTGCAATTACGGGAAAAAACAGCGCAAGGAAAGGAATTCTTTGATCAGGCAGTTCGGTTGAAAACACTCACGGATCGCTATGATGTTCCTTTAATCATCAATGATCGGATTGATATCGCGTTACTCACCGGAGCTGGTTTGCATATCGGACAAGAAGACATTCCTTTAACCGCAGCACGTCGCCTTTTACCAGATGCTGTGATTGGCGTATCAGTAGCAACCGTTGCACAAGCGATTGAAGCAGAACGAGACGGAGCCTCTTATTTAGGGGTGGGTTCTCTATTTGCGACTTTATCCAAAGCGGACGCTGATTCCATGTCGCACACGATGCTTCAGGCGATTCGGGAAGCCGTACGATTACCTCTAATCGGTATTGGTGGAATCACAGCAACGAATGTCTCCTCTCTGCCCATCCCGCTGGAAGGGTATGCCGTCATCTCAGAGATTTTCGCTAAAGAAGATCGACAACTCGCTGCGCAGCAAATGACAGATGCTGTGCGAGAATGGTATCAATCACTTCAGAACAGGGTATAA
- the thiM gene encoding hydroxyethylthiazole kinase, with amino-acid sequence MFTTILEHKPLIHHLTNTVTINDCANVTLAVGASPVMAEDIREVEEMVRLAQALVLNIGTIDADMQAAQRLAVREAGRLNVPIVLDPVGAGATTLRTAFSKELIDLGCTVIKGNASEIKTLLGEDGRTKGVDAAGDAIMDRESIRVFARKHKSVLVVTGPNDYITDGTREMELHVGTPRLGDITGTGCMTASLIASFLGAGYTAFEAAVHGTFVMGKAGEQAASAQGLGDFKRELFNAISLMTEQDLVEVTERVN; translated from the coding sequence ATGTTTACGACCATTCTTGAACACAAACCACTCATTCACCATCTGACGAACACGGTTACGATCAACGACTGCGCAAACGTCACACTCGCTGTTGGAGCATCCCCCGTCATGGCAGAAGACATTCGTGAAGTAGAAGAGATGGTTAGACTCGCGCAAGCTCTTGTCTTAAACATTGGTACGATCGATGCAGACATGCAAGCAGCTCAACGACTCGCAGTCCGTGAAGCGGGACGTTTGAATGTCCCAATCGTTCTTGATCCCGTAGGAGCAGGAGCAACGACATTACGTACTGCTTTTTCCAAAGAACTCATTGATCTCGGGTGTACGGTCATTAAAGGAAATGCTTCTGAAATCAAGACGTTACTTGGGGAAGACGGACGAACTAAGGGAGTCGATGCTGCGGGAGATGCAATTATGGATCGAGAAAGTATTCGCGTATTCGCTCGCAAACACAAATCTGTCCTCGTCGTGACAGGTCCGAACGACTACATTACGGATGGAACGCGCGAAATGGAATTACATGTAGGAACACCGCGTCTAGGAGACATCACGGGTACGGGCTGTATGACGGCCTCCTTGATTGCGAGCTTCCTCGGTGCAGGATATACGGCATTTGAGGCGGCTGTCCACGGGACATTTGTCATGGGAAAAGCAGGGGAACAAGCAGCCTCCGCGCAAGGTCTTGGTGATTTTAAACGAGAGTTGTTCAATGCCATCAGCCTTATGACGGAGCAAGACCTGGTGGAGGTGACAGAACGTGTCAATTGA
- a CDS encoding YitT family protein, with the protein MTTTHPQKKRVEKISFLIIGTLLYSLYISLLLSPNDIGSGGIMGITLIIQELFHTPIGLTQLLLNIPLFLLGFRFLRKRFMFLSGIIVIASSFLIDWIPTQIVPESLNDPLVASIFAGLVSGLAMALIFFGGASTGGLDILGKFFFARFHNWPLPRIFLMQDLVIYILVWWVFDLKHVMYALIMSFVRAKALQTVYSFYSASKQCIIICEKADEINEVITKELGRGVTILDARGGYSNRTKKMVYVVVQNNEIVRLQEIVSSVEPNAFVTFSEIHTVFGNYKEHSYSF; encoded by the coding sequence ATGACTACAACACACCCACAGAAAAAGAGAGTTGAAAAAATCAGTTTCTTAATCATTGGTACGTTGCTGTATTCCCTTTACATCAGCCTACTACTATCTCCAAATGATATCGGATCAGGTGGTATCATGGGGATCACGCTCATTATTCAAGAGCTCTTCCACACGCCAATCGGATTAACGCAATTGCTCTTAAACATTCCCCTCTTCCTTTTAGGTTTCCGTTTCCTGCGCAAACGATTCATGTTCTTATCTGGAATTATCGTCATTGCTTCTTCCTTTTTAATTGACTGGATTCCGACTCAAATCGTTCCGGAATCTCTAAATGATCCGCTCGTCGCTTCTATCTTTGCTGGTCTAGTTTCTGGTCTCGCAATGGCATTGATCTTCTTCGGTGGTGCTTCAACTGGAGGGCTTGATATTCTTGGAAAATTTTTCTTTGCTCGTTTTCATAACTGGCCACTTCCTCGTATATTTCTGATGCAAGATCTTGTCATCTACATCCTAGTATGGTGGGTCTTTGATCTTAAACATGTTATGTACGCTCTCATCATGAGCTTTGTTCGCGCCAAAGCCCTTCAGACGGTTTACAGTTTCTATTCTGCTTCTAAGCAATGTATTATCATTTGTGAGAAAGCAGATGAAATCAATGAAGTCATCACAAAAGAACTCGGACGTGGCGTCACGATTCTTGATGCACGTGGGGGATACTCCAACCGAACGAAAAAAATGGTCTATGTCGTCGTTCAAAATAACGAAATCGTCCGTTTGCAAGAAATCGTCTCTTCTGTCGAACCGAATGCATTCGTTACATTCTCGGAAATCCACACTGTCTTCGGCAATTACAAGGAACATTCGTATTCGTTTTAA
- a CDS encoding murein hydrolase activator EnvC family protein, with the protein MKKTFASLIVSALVLSSAPHFAAADDLSEQKAKNEQQQQDNAKKQKNLESSVNQEGQKISKTQQEVNRLDEALNEKIFAVETKDRQIKATEREIVELGKEIEKYKAKLKRQEKLLGDRLRVMQENDGNSIKWEEVIFGSKNVGDLVSRVMAGKSISKQDDKMITDYQNTQKQLADAQQKVKEKKAQLVVEKQELKRQQADLESQLKERNKRLKELRKKKEKFETQLMDAKEVQQILIAQEKAIAAEKAAREREARIEKERQAQAAREAKARAEAEAAQAAAQKAAEEQAAKEAAAQQAAQEKAAQSAKPSGSTKQSAPKPSTPAPAAPAPAPSAPAAPKPAPSSGGLFIHPTAGTVTQGYGSAGGENGYTFHNGIDFGGPVGTPIVAAATGTVITASGGGPYGNHVMIAHQLNGKTYTTVYAHMSSLNTRAGQRVSQGQQIGALGSTGNSTGPHLHFEIHVGGYSYSATGPANSVNPLSML; encoded by the coding sequence ATGAAAAAAACGTTCGCGTCGCTCATCGTTTCCGCACTGGTTCTTTCATCAGCACCTCATTTTGCAGCAGCTGACGATTTAAGTGAACAGAAAGCCAAAAACGAACAACAACAACAAGACAATGCTAAAAAGCAAAAAAACTTAGAGTCTTCTGTTAATCAAGAAGGTCAAAAAATCTCTAAAACACAACAAGAAGTCAATCGACTAGACGAAGCTTTGAACGAAAAAATCTTTGCTGTCGAAACAAAAGATCGTCAAATCAAAGCAACGGAACGTGAAATCGTTGAACTTGGAAAAGAAATCGAGAAATATAAAGCGAAACTAAAACGCCAAGAAAAATTACTTGGTGATCGTCTTCGTGTCATGCAAGAGAATGATGGAAACTCAATTAAATGGGAAGAAGTCATCTTTGGCTCTAAAAATGTTGGTGACCTCGTAAGCCGTGTCATGGCAGGGAAATCCATTTCAAAACAAGATGATAAAATGATCACGGATTATCAAAATACGCAAAAGCAATTAGCAGATGCGCAACAAAAAGTAAAAGAAAAGAAAGCACAGTTGGTCGTTGAGAAACAAGAATTAAAACGTCAACAAGCAGATCTTGAATCGCAATTAAAAGAGCGGAACAAACGCTTAAAAGAACTTCGTAAGAAAAAAGAAAAGTTCGAAACACAATTGATGGATGCAAAAGAAGTCCAGCAAATTCTAATTGCGCAAGAAAAAGCGATTGCTGCTGAAAAAGCAGCGCGTGAACGTGAAGCTCGAATTGAAAAAGAACGTCAAGCTCAAGCGGCACGTGAAGCGAAAGCACGCGCAGAAGCTGAAGCAGCACAAGCAGCAGCACAAAAAGCAGCAGAAGAGCAAGCCGCTAAAGAAGCAGCAGCTCAGCAAGCAGCACAAGAGAAAGCAGCACAATCGGCAAAACCTTCTGGTTCGACGAAGCAATCGGCACCAAAACCATCTACACCAGCACCAGCTGCGCCTGCTCCAGCGCCGTCAGCACCAGCTGCACCAAAACCAGCACCATCATCAGGTGGTCTGTTCATTCATCCAACTGCCGGAACTGTTACACAAGGGTATGGTTCTGCAGGTGGAGAGAACGGATATACGTTCCATAACGGAATTGACTTTGGTGGTCCAGTCGGTACGCCGATCGTGGCAGCTGCAACAGGTACAGTCATTACAGCATCAGGTGGCGGACCTTACGGAAATCATGTCATGATCGCTCACCAATTGAACGGGAAGACATATACGACAGTATATGCTCACATGAGTTCACTCAATACCCGTGCTGGTCAACGTGTCAGCCAAGGTCAACAAATTGGCGCGCTAGGTAGTACAGGAAATTCAACAGGACCACACCTACACTTCGAAATCCATGTCGGTGGGTATAGCTATAGTGCAACTGGTCCAGCTAACTCAGTCAATCCATTATCAATGCTTTAA